From Pan troglodytes isolate AG18354 chromosome 11, NHGRI_mPanTro3-v2.0_pri, whole genome shotgun sequence, the proteins below share one genomic window:
- the LOC104007918 gene encoding uncharacterized protein LOC104007918 — MRPRSWLEIPRNCAKYMQLHLGIHESMTSRAQPPPPHLPFLLLPCWRQTAMHGCMKEDLNLDLFYPPLPVFSPLFCLHLLLSLSSPAGFSVISHSGFPQPLWSSCPVLVLFVLDPTSYSIQDHPPWLMPQPANSQILHVCLTSYLAVKPKPREESQGAQHRANLRVYRDADPGLINVSICVYVYTYAIHIHKSWYKVAIFLAVIKYASFKTVHLLLANL; from the coding sequence ATGAGGCCAAGAAGCTGGCTAGAAATCCCAAGAAACTGTGCCAAGTATATGCAGCTGCACCTGGGAATACACGAAAGCATGACATCACGAGCGCAGCCTCCTCCACCAcaccttccctttctcctccttccctgctgGCGTCAGACAGCTATGCATGGCTGCATGAAGGAAGATCTAAATCTAGACTTGTTTTATCCTCCCCTTCCCGTCTTCTCACCTTTATTCTGCCTccaccttcttctttctttgtcttccccCGCTGGCTTCTCTGTCATTTCCCACAGTGGGTTCCCCCAACCCCTGTGGTCCTCATGTCCTGTTCTTGTTCTCTTTGTGCTGGATCCCACATCCTACAGCATCCAGGACCATCCTCCATGGCTGATGCCACAGCCTGCCAATTCCCAAATTCTTCACGTTTGTTTGACTTCCTACTTAGCTGTAAAACCAAAGCCCAGGGAGGAGTCCCAAGGTGCACAACACAGAGCCAATCTGCGTGTGTACAGAGATGCAGATCCAGGTTTAATCAATGTAAGTATAtgcgtatatgtatatacatatgcaatTCACATTCACAAGTCCTGGTATAAAGTTGCAATTTTTCTGGCTGTTATAAAATATGCCAGTTTTAAAACTGTGCATTTGTTGCTTGCaaacttataa